In Vanessa cardui chromosome 6, ilVanCard2.1, whole genome shotgun sequence, the following proteins share a genomic window:
- the LOC124530491 gene encoding uncharacterized protein LOC124530491 encodes MSADFSFLQTNVNHCAGAQDLLLQSMAEWQVDLAVACEPYFVPPLPHWLGDLDDTVAVLTRSGTGPPLSLIERGSGYVVVGWGEYVVVGTYFSPNRSLAEFEIYLGLVRAAVARQSPKPIMVLGDLNAKSRAWGNPVTNPRGRAVQVWALLSNLSLLNRGQVHTCVRHNGGSVVDVSPVI; translated from the coding sequence atgagcgcagacttcagcttccttcagacgaatgtcaaccactgcgccggggctcaggatcttctactgcagtccatggcggagtggcaggtaGACCTGGCGGTGGCCTGTGAACCTTACTTCGTCCCTCCCCTACCTCACTGGCTGGGGGACTTGGACGACACCGTggcggtcctcacgaggagcggtacgggcccccccctctcactcatcgaaaggGGTTCGGGCTACGTAGTCGTGGGGTGGGGAgagtacgtcgtcgtcgggacgtacttctcccctaaccgcagcctggctgagttcgagatctatctcggcttggtcagagctgcggtggccaggcagtcaccgaaaccgataatggttcttggcgacttaaacgcgaagtcgcgtgcctggggtaaccctgtcacgaatccgcgagggagggccgtccaggtgtgggccctgctctccaacctgtcccttctcaacaggggacaggttcacacctgcgttcgtCATAacgggggttccgtggtggacgtttc